A stretch of DNA from Abditibacteriota bacterium:
CTCCAGCACCAGCTGGGTGACTCTCAGGGGAAAGCCTATGACCACTCTCTGCTCCTTGCCCTTGCCCGCGGCCTTCAGGGCCTCCAGGTCGGCCCGGTTGGTGGCGATGGGCTTTTCCAAGTAGAGAGGCAGGTCCTTGTTCAGCACCAGCTGCCCCATTCTGGAGTGCAGGCTGCAGCGGGTACCCACCATCACGGCTTCAAAGCCGCCGGCAGAGAGCATGTCCTCCGGATCGGTAAAATAGGCGCAGGCTTCGGGGTCTTCGCCCAGTCCCGTCAGCTGCTGCTTCAGGACGTCAACACTCTTTACGTCGCACACGGCGGACATCTCGGCCTCGGGACACTGGAGCTTCAGCATCCTCCACACGTCCATCAGTCTGCCGCCAAGACCTATAACAGCTATCTTCATAGTCATCCCTCAAACAGCTCGGTGTAATGCTCCGCTATGAGAGCATGTCCCGCCCAGGTGGGATGCACTCCGTCGGCAGCCCAATAAGCGGGGGACGCCAGCTTGGCAGCCTCCTGCATGATGCTGTGCATGGGTATATATTCGGTGCCAAATTCCACGGCCAGCTTGCGGCAGACGCCGATCTTGTTCACCAGGTCGTCCTTCAGCCAGTTTTCCTGACCGGGCTGCACCAGCTGCAGATAGGGCTCTATGATGATGAGGTCGTCGGTCAGCTTCTTGCTCCGCTCCAGCACGTTGCGATAATTGGCCTCAAAGGCCTCGGTGGAGGTGGGATCGTTGCTGTCGTAGCGGCGCCAGGTGTCATTGATGCCTATCATGATGCTGATGACGTCGGGCTTGATGGTCTCTGCATCCGCAGCCCAGCGCTGCACCAGGTCGATGGTCCTGTTGCCGCTGACGGCTCTGTTGATGAATTTCAGATACAGCTCGGGATACCAGGCCTGCATGGTGGCCGCCACGAGAGTGGGATAACCAAAGCCCAAAAAGCCGTCGTTTTCCCTGCTGCGTCCGGCGTCGGTGATGCTGTCGCCCTCAAACAGGATAGTCATGTTTTCCTTCAGTGTGATCATATAAATGCTCCTTATAAATGATAATCAAATTCGGTGACGAGAAAGGTGTGGTCGCTGGACTTGGGTTTCTTGCGGGGCTCCGGGTCCACCCAGGAGGACACCACTGTCCGGGCCAGGGGGGCGGAAGCCATGATATAGTCCAGCCGCCAGCCCATTTTCCGCCTCAGGGCCGCGGGGATGCGATAGTCCCAAAAGGTAAAGGCCTGCTCCTCCGGGTGCAGCAGCCTGAAGGTGTCGGTCATGCCCAGGTCCATGATCCTCTCCAGCCTGGACTGCTCCTCCTCGCAAAAGTTCACTCCCCCTCTGAACACGTCCGGGTCATAGACGTCAATGTCCGTCATGGCTATGTTGAAGTCTCCGCACCACACGGTGGGTGACTCCGGGTCCAGGGCGGCAAAGTAGTCATACATACGCTCCAGATACTTCAGCTTGGAGGCAAACTTGGGAGAATCCTTGGTCTGCCCCTGAGGGATGTAGGTGTTGACAAACAGAGCGTCCCCTATCCTGGCGCTGATAAACCGGGCCTCCTCGTCGAGTTCAGGGTCGCCGCAGCCTGTGGTGACCTCCTCCAGCTCGTGTGGCGAGATGAGGGCCACTCCGTTGAAGGTCTTCTGCCCCCAAAAAGCGCATTTGAGCCCCGCGGCCTCTATGGCTTCCGCGGGAAAATCCTTGTCCTGGCACTTGGTCTCCTGCACGCACAGCAGGTCCGGGCGCTCCTCCTCCATCCAGGCGAGTATCACTTCCAGCCGGTTGCGGACGGAATTGGCGTTAAAGGTGGCTATCTTCATGGTCTTCTCCTAAAATCAATATTATTATATCATCTTTTGTCAAAAGATTCATCAGGCCCGGGCCGGTCTTTTTGCGGACAATTTTTCTTGACAGTGAATAAGGAT
This window harbors:
- a CDS encoding SGNH/GDSL hydrolase family protein, yielding MTLKENMTILFEGDSITDAGRSRENDGFLGFGYPTLVAATMQAWYPELYLKFINRAVSGNRTIDLVQRWAADAETIKPDVISIMIGINDTWRRYDSNDPTSTEAFEANYRNVLERSKKLTDDLIIIEPYLQLVQPGQENWLKDDLVNKIGVCRKLAVEFGTEYIPMHSIMQEAAKLASPAYWAADGVHPTWAGHALIAEHYTELFEG
- a CDS encoding Gfo/Idh/MocA family oxidoreductase, with protein sequence MKIAVIGLGGRLMDVWRMLKLQCPEAEMSAVCDVKSVDVLKQQLTGLGEDPEACAYFTDPEDMLSAGGFEAVMVGTRCSLHSRMGQLVLNKDLPLYLEKPIATNRADLEALKAAGKGKEQRVVIGFPLRVTQLVLE
- the xth gene encoding exodeoxyribonuclease III, with the protein product MKIATFNANSVRNRLEVILAWMEEERPDLLCVQETKCQDKDFPAEAIEAAGLKCAFWGQKTFNGVALISPHELEEVTTGCGDPELDEEARFISARIGDALFVNTYIPQGQTKDSPKFASKLKYLERMYDYFAALDPESPTVWCGDFNIAMTDIDVYDPDVFRGGVNFCEEEQSRLERIMDLGMTDTFRLLHPEEQAFTFWDYRIPAALRRKMGWRLDYIMASAPLARTVVSSWVDPEPRKKPKSSDHTFLVTEFDYHL